The genomic stretch GGGAAATATTGATGCAAAAATTGTCGCATCAAATTCTTTTAGTAATTTAATACTTGATTGAATGTCACCGTTTATCACATCAATACCAATCTGGTCTGAATACGCAAAATCTTCATGCAAATCTATTATTCTCATAAACTAATGAAGGAGTAAGAAAATAATTAATCTTCTCCTTCTCCAGAAATGGGGGAGACCAATTGTAGGTATAAGCCTAAATCATTAACTATCTGTGTTGGAGTTAAGTTTTCATTTATTGAACCGTATATATAAGCTGTAACTTCGACTTCTTTATCTGTAAGGGTTATGTTAGCTGAAGTAATGTTTAAATTTAAGGAAACAGTTTTACCATCATCAAAATATAACAATACGTATAGTGAGGAGAAGTTCGCTTTGGGCTTTATTCCTATGATGTAAATTCCAGGCTGATCAACCTTTAAGTGAAATTTAACCTTAAACGAGAAAGAATATGTTGGACTAGATGTGGTAGTTTGCGTTGTTGTTTGCGTTACTGATGTGGTATTTTGTTGAGAAGTTGTTGTTTGTGTTGTTGTAGTTATTATCTGTACACCGGTTAGATTCAAAGGAACTTGGCTAACTGGTTTTGATGACTGATGAAGTGTAGTATAAAGCTCTATTCCTAATACTACATTTACAATTAATGTCACTATAAGTAAACTTATTAATAAAGATTGTCTTGCCATATGTATAATCTATCTTATTATTTCATTTAAACCTTAGTTCCATTTCAGAATGAAACACAGTGAAACACTAAGCTAATAAACCTCTGACCAAAAGGTTTTCTTGTGGTAAAATTTCTATTGATTACACTTATCATCTTAGTTTCGCTTGCTCTTCTTACAAAAGGAGACAACGGTATAATTAATATTTACTATAACGGTACAGTAGTAGCTGAACTTCATAATGTGAGCGAGTTCAACCTTATAGGTGACTACGCTGGTGGTCTAAAAGTTATAGGGGCAGAATATAACTTGTCCGATGGGCACTTATTTTTAAAAGGAAATGGTACAGTTTATGTGTACTATAGGGCAATCCTACCAAAAGGAGTTATACAAATCCTAGAGAATAATAACTTTACTATAAATATTTATTTACCTACAAACTCGACTATAAATTATGTAACACCACAGCCTTATAGTTTTACTGCTATAAACGGACTTTATAATATAACTTTTGTTAACGTTTCTAAGGTTATATTACTCTATGTAGAATCTACACCGTCACAAAAAAGTGAAACTACTGAGCACCAACTCATTATATTGCTTTTAATCGCAGATATTGTTCTTATATCTCTAATAGTTTACTTATTCTTTAGACGAAGAAAAGAAGTAAGAAAAGCAGAATTAACAGAGGAAGAAAACGCAGAATTAGTTACTGATATTTTGGATGAAAGAGATAAGCTTGTGCTTAACGCATTAAAAGACGGTTCCTCCACTTTAGCTGAGATTATAAGAAAAACTAATTTACCTAAAGCAACAGCTTATAGAAGGTTAAAAAAATTGGTTAAACTTGGTTACGTTGAAGAGGTTAGAGAGAGGGGTAAGATTAGATATGTGTTAAAGAAAAAAGATTAGAAAAATACCTTGTGTCCAGATGTCGCTATAATTATTAGGTCTATTAGCACTTCTATTGTAACACCTACTATTAATCCTATTGTTATTAGTTTTGTGTCAATCCAGTATTCTGTTACATCTTCTTCTTTTTCTACCGCTTCCATCGAGTTAATAACCTAAAATACTCCTTTTAAGAGACACGTTTCGAAAAGCCTCCTTTTTTGAAGTTTCAAGAATAACGATAAAGTTTCGAATATAATGAAACGTTGAAACATATAGAATTTTATGGTAGCGAAATTGTATCTTTTAAGGATGAAACGCGTAGCTTACTTTAGCCATGAACAAACCACTACTACTGGGACTAT from Sulfolobus sp. S-194 encodes the following:
- a CDS encoding helix-turn-helix domain-containing protein, with amino-acid sequence MVKFLLITLIILVSLALLTKGDNGIINIYYNGTVVAELHNVSEFNLIGDYAGGLKVIGAEYNLSDGHLFLKGNGTVYVYYRAILPKGVIQILENNNFTINIYLPTNSTINYVTPQPYSFTAINGLYNITFVNVSKVILLYVESTPSQKSETTEHQLIILLLIADIVLISLIVYLFFRRRKEVRKAELTEEENAELVTDILDERDKLVLNALKDGSSTLAEIIRKTNLPKATAYRRLKKLVKLGYVEEVRERGKIRYVLKKKD